Within the Desulfobacterales bacterium genome, the region AATTTTCTGGAGTTTCAGAAAAAATATAAGGGTTCAAAAGTGTTCCGGCTGGAGCAGAACTACCGATGCGCAAATGAAATTGTTCAGGTCGCCAATGATTTGATCAAATATAATGATCAGCAGATGAATAAATCTTGCTTTTCGAGCAAACAGGGCGGAATCGTCGAATGCCTTGAATTCGGCGATGAACGGGCCGAAGCCGACTGGGTGGCTCAGAAAATCAAGGTTTTGCTGGGACATGGTATCCCCTATCAGGATATGGCGGTTCTGTTCCGGACAAAGTTCTGCTCGCTGTCATTTGAGCAGTCCTTCCGCTATTTTCAGATTCCATACCGGATGTTGGGCGGTAAGGGATTTTTTGAGCGGAAAGAGATTATGGATCTGAACTGCTACCTGATGGCTGCCGTGTTTGAATCGGATGATGCCGCGTTTGAGCGGATTGTGAATACGCCGAAGCGGGGGATCGGGGCGGGTGCGATCAGCAAAATTGCCAAAATGAAGACGATGGGGATGAGCCTTCAGGATGCGGCCAGAAAAGCGCTGGCAGAAAAAATTCTGGCCCCGCGGATATATCAGCCTGTCAGCCGGCTGATCGAGCTGCTGGATGACATCAAGATGATGAAACCGGATGCCGCGGTTCAGGAAGTCCTGGACCGGGTGGGCTATCTGGATCACCTAAAATCCTATTCGATTTCCAATTCAATGGATTATACATCCAAGGTGGAAAATATAGAACAGTTGATGTATTCGGCCGGTCAAAAAGATTCTATTGCGGACTATCTGGAAGAAGCCGCCCTGGTTAGAGAGGATAAAAAAGACGAAGACGACGAAAGCGGATTCGGGGTGAACCTGTCGACCGTGCATGCGTCCAAGGGGCTGGAATTTAAGGTGGTGTTTGTCGTCGGCTGTGAAGAGCAGCTGTTTCCGCATTGGAAAGCCATGGACAGTGAAGCCGGCCTTGAGGAAGAGCGGCGGTTGATGTACGTGGCAATGACGCGGGCTGAGAAATGTCTGTTTTTAAGTTCTGCGAATTACAGAAAAGGCCAGTTCAATCGCAGAAGCCGGTTTCTTGATGAAATATACAGTTCGCTGGATCGTTGAAAAAACATTGTCCGCCTGTCGGCAGTGGAATTATTCCCATGAATCGTCATCTTTTTTTTTCAGATCGATTTGATCGATGTGCCCGGTTTGATCTGATCTGCCTGATTCGTCCGGGGTACGGTGTCTGTGGGGAAAATGATATGATTTTGCGGAATGGTAAAACTCAACCCGCCCGCTGTCATTGATCATGGCGTTCAACACCCAGTTGACCGCACTGATCACCAGCGATCCAAAAATGGCCGACCAGAATCCGTAGACATCAAAACCGTCTATGGCGCCGGAAACCATTTTCAGCATCAGCGCATTGATTACGAAAGTAAACCCTCCCAGCGTCAGGATATTTATGGGCAGGGTGAGGATGAGCAGAACCGGGCGGAAGAATACATTCAGGATACCGAGAACGGCGGCTGCAAAACATGCGCTGAAAAATCCGCTCACATGGATGCCGTCAATCATGTAAGATGCCACGATGATCGCTGCTGACAGCATCAGCCATCTGATCATAAGTCCTTTCATGCTACAGGCCTTTCCTGGTAGTTTTAAGGGTATAGACAAAAATAAATTGCACGGGGTGTCCTGCATGAGCCGGGCAACGTACCGGAACGACAGGAACACATACGTTATAGTGAATTTCGGACAAATCTTCAAGCCCATACTTTTTATACAGCCGTTGTTGTATAACCCGCCAGAGCGTATTCCTTTTTTCTGTTCAGAGCCCTGAATGAAAGCCGGCGGTCCCGGATGTCAGCGATATGGCTAATGACTGCAATTTTGGCTTATTTCCCCGTCCTCCGACCGGATTCCCAGCCTTCCTATTGTTACAGTCACAGCGTTTCAAAACACCAGTTTGCATCGTGGAAAAGATTGAATTCTGTTTTTCATGGAATCCGGCAGTCAGATGTTGACAAATGAAAATTTGTACTCATTATATTTTAGTTTCACGTGCAAAGAAAGTGCATCCAGGTGCTTGCCAGTTGTCGCTGCGGCGCCTGTGCATTGAAGATAACTCAATGGATAAATGCCGTTATATACAGGAGAAAAAATGGAACAGATGAAAGAAACACACCAGTTTAAAACAGAAGTTCAGCAATTGCTTAATATCATTGTCAATTCCTTGTATTCCAACAAAGAGATATTTTTGAGGGAATTGATATCCAATGCATCCGATGCTATCGACAAACTTCGATTCAACGCTCAAACCGACTCCGATATTCTGGGAGAAGATACCCGGTTCAAAATTAAACTGGTTCCGGATGGAATAAAACAGACGTTGGAAATATCGGATAATGGAATCGGCATGACCTCTGAAGAGGTTCTGGAAAATATCGGGACGATTGCCAAAAGCGGAACCGCGGCATTTACCGAAGCACTTGAGCGGTCAAAAATTCATCAGACGCTGGGCTCTGAACTGATCGGGCAATTTGGCGTGGGGTTTTACAGTGCGTTCATGGTGGCGAACAAAGTTACAGTGATTACCCGTGCGGCAGGGGCTGATACGGCTACAAAATGGGAGTCCATGGGTGATGGAACCTTTACGCTTGAGCCGGCGGAAAAAGATGACCGGGGCACGACCGTCACTCTTGAACTGAAAAAGCCAGGCAAAGATGAATCAGATTTCACCGATCAGTGGACGCTTCGACGGCTTGTTAAACGGCATTCCGATTTTATAACCTATCCGGTTGTAATGGATGTGGAAAGGCAGGATCCGGTTCCTGAAGAAGAACTCATTCGGGATAAAGACGGAAAGCCTATCGGAAAGACCACCCGGACCGTAATTCGCGAAGAGACCCTCAATTCAATGAAAGCCATTTGGACAAAACCCGGAAAAGACGTCTCTGACAAAGAATACGAAGAATTTTACCAGCATCTGAGTCACGACTGGAATCCGCCCCTGACACATCTGCACATGAAGCTGGAGGGGACCGCTGAATACAGTGCGCTGCTGTTTATCCCTTCAAAAGCACCGTTTGATTTATTCCAACCCGATCGAAAGCATGGTGTTCACCTTTACTGCAAGCGTGTTTTTATCATGGATGACTGTAAAGAGCTGCTTCCGGAGTACCTGAGTTTTGTTAAGGGCGTAGTGGATGCCCCGGATCTGAATCTTAATGTCAGCCGGGAAATTCTTCAGCAGGACAGGCTGGTGCGCAACATTCGAAAGAATCTGATCAAAAAACTTCTCGATCTGTTTGCCGGCATGGAAAAAGAGATGTACCAGAAATTTTATGAGGAATTTGGCCAGGTCCTGAAAATCGGCATTTATACGGACGCTGACAATCGCAGCAAGCTGTCGGACCTTATTCGATATAAAACGACAAAATCCAACGGTGAGCGGGTATCATTGAAAAACTATGTGGCCAACATGAAGCCGGATCAGGACAATATTTATTATATTACCGGTGATAACCTGACCGCGATTGTCAACAGCCCCCATCTGGAAAAGTTGAAAGAAAAGGATTATGAGGTGTTGCTGATGACAGATCCGGTTGACGAATGGGTGGTACAATCCCTGAATGAATATGAG harbors:
- a CDS encoding phage holin family protein; amino-acid sequence: MKGLMIRWLMLSAAIIVASYMIDGIHVSGFFSACFAAAVLGILNVFFRPVLLILTLPINILTLGGFTFVINALMLKMVSGAIDGFDVYGFWSAIFGSLVISAVNWVLNAMINDSGRVEFYHSAKSYHFPHRHRTPDESGRSDQTGHIDQIDLKKKDDDSWE
- the htpG gene encoding molecular chaperone HtpG, with product MEQMKETHQFKTEVQQLLNIIVNSLYSNKEIFLRELISNASDAIDKLRFNAQTDSDILGEDTRFKIKLVPDGIKQTLEISDNGIGMTSEEVLENIGTIAKSGTAAFTEALERSKIHQTLGSELIGQFGVGFYSAFMVANKVTVITRAAGADTATKWESMGDGTFTLEPAEKDDRGTTVTLELKKPGKDESDFTDQWTLRRLVKRHSDFITYPVVMDVERQDPVPEEELIRDKDGKPIGKTTRTVIREETLNSMKAIWTKPGKDVSDKEYEEFYQHLSHDWNPPLTHLHMKLEGTAEYSALLFIPSKAPFDLFQPDRKHGVHLYCKRVFIMDDCKELLPEYLSFVKGVVDAPDLNLNVSREILQQDRLVRNIRKNLIKKLLDLFAGMEKEMYQKFYEEFGQVLKIGIYTDADNRSKLSDLIRYKTTKSNGERVSLKNYVANMKPDQDNIYYITGDNLTAIVNSPHLEKLKEKDYEVLLMTDPVDEWVVQSLNEYEGKSLKSAEKGDLNLDKVDEKKQDEYSSLLGLIKLNLQDKVKETRASVRLNDSVSCLSGDSEDMSVYMEKIMKASGQKVPDVKRVLELNLNHPVLEKMKTVYDKDRKAPVLKDYSQLLYDMAVISEGGKVENPSNFGKMVGELMAAALTD
- a CDS encoding UvrD-helicase domain-containing protein gives rise to the protein MELSSQQKEAVEYTGTPALVVAGAGSGKTRTLISKMVYLVEGGFDPQRILAITFTNKAADEMKDRLIDATGLTLQQFPWVRTFHSACYRILKLHCEKVGLHAPLQIYSEYHQKKTIKDIIVDRFNLDKKHVPVIAAQISNAKNSGDPEAYFQHNSRSAQMRLLDIYRIYEEELQNKNAVDFDDILMLVRNLLRDNPDIRRSYQEKFQYILCDEYQDTNDLQEEIARLLMKNGNLFCVGDDWQAIYSFRGSNVNNFLEFQKKYKGSKVFRLEQNYRCANEIVQVANDLIKYNDQQMNKSCFSSKQGGIVECLEFGDERAEADWVAQKIKVLLGHGIPYQDMAVLFRTKFCSLSFEQSFRYFQIPYRMLGGKGFFERKEIMDLNCYLMAAVFESDDAAFERIVNTPKRGIGAGAISKIAKMKTMGMSLQDAARKALAEKILAPRIYQPVSRLIELLDDIKMMKPDAAVQEVLDRVGYLDHLKSYSISNSMDYTSKVENIEQLMYSAGQKDSIADYLEEAALVREDKKDEDDESGFGVNLSTVHASKGLEFKVVFVVGCEEQLFPHWKAMDSEAGLEEERRLMYVAMTRAEKCLFLSSANYRKGQFNRRSRFLDEIYSSLDR